The Daucus carota subsp. sativus chromosome 9, DH1 v3.0, whole genome shotgun sequence genome window below encodes:
- the LOC108202979 gene encoding sanguinarine reductase, whose protein sequence is MFWYITRICVIYPSVMATATTTTFHMACKFITSTPLNYQNLPPSSQIILPLYNLHSNSLNNLQSTSSTTCRRRVSPVYNAVKAEESLQYKTSPPVSSKLVLVIGASGGVGQLVVASLLNRNIKARLLVRDPEKARTLFGEQDEDKLQVYKGDTRNPEDLDPSIFEGVTHVICCTGTTAFPSRRWDGDNTPERVDCDGAKNLISALPSSLKRVVLVSSVGVTKFNELPWSIMNLCGVLKYKKMGEDCLINSGLPYTIIRPGRLTDGPYTSYDLNTLLKATAGERRAVVIGQGDKLVGEVSRLVVAEACLQALDIECTEGQIYEINSVKGEGPENNKDRWEELFRAATVQ, encoded by the exons ATGTTCTGGTACATAACCCGTATCTGTGTAATATATCCATCTGTAATGGCAACTGCTACTACCACTACATTTCACATGGCTTGTAAATTCATCACATCAACTCCacttaattatcaaaacttACCACCCTCTTCTCAAATCATTTTACCCTTGTATAATCTTCACTCCAACTCTCTCAACAATCTACAATCAACATCATCAACAACATGTAGAAGAAGAGTTTCACCAGTTTATAATGCAGTCAAGGCAGAGGAGTCTCTGCAGTACAAGACCTCACCTCCTGTATCTTCCAAGCTTGTTCTTGTCATCGGTGCATCCGGCGGAGTTG GACAATTAGTTGTGGCATCACTTCTAAATCGAAACATCAAAGCACGATTACTAGTTCGTGATCCTGAGAAAGCAAGAACTCTGTTTGGTGAACAAGACGAGGACAAACTACAG GTGTATAAAGGGGACACCCGAAACCCAGAGGATCTTGATCCCTCAATTTTTGAG gGTGTCACGCATGTTATATGCTGTACAGGAACAACAGCCTTTCCATCGAGGCGCTGGGATGGCGATAACACCCCTGAAAGAGTAG ATTGCGATGGAGCAAAAAATCTTATATCGGCACTGCCTTCTTCACTTAAAAGAGTTGTCTTGGTATCATCGGTCGGAGTCACCAAGTTTAATGAACTACCCTGGAG CATTATGAATCTCTGTGGAGTTCTTAAATATAAGAAGATGGGGGAAGATTGTCTTATCAATTCGGGCCTTCCATATACTATAATCAG ACCTGGAAGATTGACTGACGGACCATACACATCATATGATCTAAATACTCTTCTCAAGGCTACAGCTGGAGAACGGCGGGCAGTTGTTATTGGCCAAG GAGATAAACTTGTTGGGGAGGTCAGCAGGCTTGTGGTTGCTGAAGCATGTTTACAAGCATTGGACATTGAGTGTACAGAAGGCCAAATTTATGAGATTAACTCAGTCAAG GGGGAAGGGCCAGAAAACAACAAGGATAGGTGGGAGGAGTTGTTCAGAGCAGCTACAGTACAGTAA